The sequence TACAGTGAAGAGTTGCTTATTGGCCTAGTGCTCGGTTTTTGCGCAGCCATCCCTTTTTGGGCTATTGATATGGCAGGATTTATTATCGATACTCTGCGCGGCGCCTCTATGTCAACCATCTTAAATCCTTTAATGGGATTACAATCTTCAATTTTTGGCATGTTATTTACCCAAATATTGAGTGTCCTATTTTTAGTTTCTGGTGGTTTCAATGCGTTACTCACTGCGCTTTATCATTCCTATAATGTGTTACCGCCAAATGCACCGTTATCATTTAATGCTTCAATGTTGTTATTTATTCAGCAACAGTGGCATATGATGTTAGAACTCTGTATGAGTTTTGCTATGCCTGCCATGGTGGTGATGATTTTAGTTGATGTTGCATTAGGATTGATAAATCGTTCGGTAGAGCAGCTTAATGTGTTTTTTCTATCTATGCCAATCAAAAGCGTATTAGTTGTTTTTCTTCTTCTGGTTAGTATGTATTTTGCGTTTAATCACTATTTTATGAAGATCCAGCTATTTGAAAAACAAGTTTCAACTTTATTCCAACTTTGGCGGGGATGATATTAATGGCTGAAAAAACGGAAAAGCCTACACAAAAGCGGATAAATGAGGCACGTAAAAAAGGACAAGTCATTAAAAGTAATGAAATAGTGACGGTATTAAAAATGGCAGTTATTCTCGGTTATTTAATTGTGGAAGGGCATGCTTTATTTAATGCGATAGGCGAATTGGTTATTTTAACTGTCCGCTCACTCTCTTTACCGATCGATGTCGCGGCTAAAACAATTATTGGTTCCTTTATAATGCTGTTGTTGCGTTTTATGGTTGGCTTGCTGGTGGTATTAATTGTAACAATCAGCTT is a genomic window of Arsenophonus apicola containing:
- the sctT gene encoding type III secretion system export apparatus subunit SctT → MNSLMQMMPWLALSMMRPLGMLLLLPLFKGGAMGSSLIRNSLVLVFALPIAPIIKTMPIDFTHQTVTELVFLYSEELLIGLVLGFCAAIPFWAIDMAGFIIDTLRGASMSTILNPLMGLQSSIFGMLFTQILSVLFLVSGGFNALLTALYHSYNVLPPNAPLSFNASMLLFIQQQWHMMLELCMSFAMPAMVVMILVDVALGLINRSVEQLNVFFLSMPIKSVLVVFLLLVSMYFAFNHYFMKIQLFEKQVSTLFQLWRG